In Aspergillus chevalieri M1 DNA, chromosome 7, nearly complete sequence, the sequence AGCTTACAATGGAATCAGTATGCCTCTGACGACCCTGGTTGACACCGGAGCGAATGGTTATTTCTTTATGGACACCCAACGAGCAGTTGGATTAGCAAAGTTCTTTTCAGTCCCAAAACGACGACGCGATACAACCATAGTAACAAAGGGCTATGACGGAAGAACTGGCTCAACAATTACCCATGCTATTATTTGTCACTTGCTCATTGATGGTCGGCGGTTCTTGAACCAACATTTTCTGATTGCTGATCTGGGACAACATGACATGATCGTTGGACGTAAGTGGTTCGACAATCAGGATTTGTGGTTGAATATCAAACACCGGAAGCTATTATGGCTAGAGCAACGAAGCCTCTTGGATGAAATTCAGTGCGAACAGTATTTGGAAGCTCCAAAACAGATCCTTCAGTATTCCAAGCCCGaccccatccaccaagccGATGTGGAGCGACGCGGGCGACgaattgagaaggaggagcgAAGAGAGTCTTACCGGGTTCCTCGAAAGGAGGAGTCAGACCGACGAGCAGAATGGCCAAGATTTCACGTGCCCTACAGGGCCGAGAGAATAGTGATCCCTCCACCAATCAGAAGCTCCGAAAGAAGACGACAAGCCAAAAAGCAGTCCTGATTGATATCGCAGCAATTGGGACAGTTTCCTTCCAGCGGCACCTGAAAAAGGACATAGAGGTCTTCATCACCAGTCTGTCTGAAATAGATCGCATTACTGAGGAGAAACGAGTCGAGGAACACCAAGAGGAAGATCGTCAGGAACAGGAGCTGGTGGAACAGTTGCTACCTGAGTAATACCAGGAACATGCTGATGTCTTCTCCAATGCAGCCTCCGATGAGTTGCCCCCTCGACGAGCAAATGACTACCGGATTGGGCTGGATGAACGGAAGACTGCGGAGTCTACAGTGGGATACACCCTGTATACAAGCAAACTGCAGGGGAACTGGAAGCTACACGGGACTATATTGTGGACAATCTCAACAAGGGATTCATTGGACCCAGTGCTGCACCCTTCGCGTCTCCTATTCTGATGGCCCGGAAACTTGGGGGTCGTCTGCAATTCTGCGTCAATTACCGGAAGTTGAATGCTATTACGAGAAAGGACCGATGTCCCATTCCTTTGGTTGACGAgctgatggagaggatcAGCGGTGCAAATATTTTCACGAAACTGGATATACGACAAGGATTCTACCGAATTCGGCTTGATCCCAAGTCAGAGGACCTAACCACCTTCCGTACACGATATGGGACCTATAAGCACCATGTGAATAGCTGCAGTCTTTTCTGAAGCCGTCATGTTCAAGCCAGATGTCAACTTGTCGTATTCAGCTAACCACACTTACTGTGACGGTCTCGTTCAACATAaatatattggtagactatctcaCCGAATACTAGCATggggaggaaaagaagaaagaacgctgTGCCTGCCAGCACTGAACTATCTAATGTGCGAGGGGCCCTGGCcctgaaacagaacaaagaaatcaacacaaaggaatcaaacatgtcatgtgacttagcgagcactcatgctccgtgacactTACAATTCATTCAGCTGTCTAAATAGTTGAGCTTGCTGTAACTGGATTTGAATATGTAGGTTTCAACTTCGCACCATTACAGTCGAAATGCTTTTCCTAGCAGAATGAAGCTGTGTCATTGTTCCATCACATTTTCTCAATCCACAATGCTTCAAATTATTGACCGAGATTGGTATATaatgtcacgggctcggaatagtagacaATAATGAATGAATGTTCCTATCTAagctattgtagccatcgacgagaatatcgaatctggagaagaaaagagaagaggaaatctatctagaaAATGAAGAGCTTTTATagggattgttggcgacatggcTGTGTAGCAGCACTTGGATGCATCATTCGTTGCTGCAGCGTTGAGCCGCCATATATGAGCTGTCATATATGAACGTCACACAATCAAGGTCGCCTTGAGAATATATGGATTATGGAATTCTACCTGGTAGTGCGATTAAGGCCATTAGTCGAGCGAAACAGACCATGTCTGCCAAAATcgccttctcatccttcaaccCCCGAGCAGATATAATTTTCTCCCCCATCTTATACTAAAATACGGCCACAGTGGCATGCATATAGAGGATCTGGCAGTCTGGCAGTCTCTAATCGGTCCGACTATTGATCCGCTCCAACTCCCATCACTGCCGAATTCCATGCCAAGAACACCTGAACCGGATCCGCCCGATGTACCCAACGTGGTCGGCCACAATCGGAGGCCGGCTGAATTCCGGCCTTGTAACGCTAACAAAGTCAAATTCACGGGTCACAGCCAATTGAAATGCGGGGTAAAAGAGCCAAGACTTGACATTGAGTGAACTATAGAGGCTCCAGGAGACTGGCATGATGGTGAAAACTATATCGAATTGACCATGATATTTCAATTTTATGGTTGAAGTGTGTTCTGTGGAGATATGAGGGCCTCCAATGGACTTTCATCCCTCAAGTAAGAGCATAACTGCACAAAGTGGATGTTGAGCTGCTTCCTTGTCCGTTGCTGAAATAGGCTTAGCGCGGCCCCGTGACTGCTCACAGCCCTCCTCCGCTGGGCGTTTGTATAGAGCatctgaagatgaagaatgaTGTTGAAAATCTTCTTTTGACCTTCTTGTATCCTGAGAAGTACTAATATCCGTTTCAGACGTACCCAGACCCCCTAGACACAGCGAAATGCCCAATCTACCGGACCCACGCTTTGTTACGCTTTCTTTCGCAATGGTGGATATGAGGCCGGAATTGATACCGGCCTCTGAGTATTATAAGAACCGTCTCCTCGCCCGCCCCAAAGCTCGAGTTGCTTGTTCTCCTTTTCATCTTTCAAGGCTCCTGGAATTTTTTTccttccccccccccttttttttttttttttttggcctTTTTTGGCCCGCTGCCTTTGGTTCCGGACTTGGTCTCCCACCTTAGTCTTGGACTCTTGGTCTTGATAACTCTACAATCTAAGCTTTCTATACCTGTGCAATACCTCATCGTTCTTCTACTTGATCTTCTATTACCTTATTGCCCCATACATCTGTAATTCGTCTTCCGCCATCATCATGACCCGAACCCAAGTGCCCTACCCCTCTCCCGCTACCCTGACCAAGTTCCCTCACATCCATGATGTCCCCTCCGAGGTGTCTCATGCCCTCGACCCCTTCACCATCACTACCTCTACTGGCTTCATGCCTTACCAGACTGCCCCTACTGAGCTCCCCGAGGCCTTCAAGGCCCTTCAGTCTTTGGTGGAGCGCATGCCCGTCCTCAGACTCGATGGCAAGCCCGGTCTGCTGGCGACGTACGAGTTCGGCCCTGCGGTCGAGCGTGAGCTCAGTGTTGACCTGACCGATGAGATCGAGAAGCTCGTCCTGCCTGATGGCTCGTATGACAAGTTCACCATGGCTGCCGTCTTCCGGGACTACACCTTCGTGGCCTCGTCGTACCTCCTTGAGCCTTGCTGGGAGAATTGGAGAAAGAACCCGGATGGGGGATACGGCCTTGGTCGGCAAGTCTTGCCCAAGGCTATTGCTCGTCCCATGTATCGTGCTGCTCAGATGTAAGCGTCTAAACTCCCTGGGGCAGTCTTATCTACCCACTTCACATTAACATACCTCATCTTGTCATAGCACATCTAACCTCTTCATATAGTCTGGATGTCCCTCCCTTCATGTCCTATGCTGCCTCATATGCTCTCTTCAACTATACCCTCGCCGACCACTCCAAGGGTTTGGGCGAGTACTCTAACCTCCGTCTGGTCCGTGGCTTTGAGCGTGGGCTTGACCCCAAGAGTTCCGAGGCCGGCTTTATCTTGACCCACGTCGACATGGTCAAGGAGACTGGTGCTCTTGTCGCCGGTGTTCTCAAGGTGATCGACACCATCGAGCAGCATGGCGATCGCGACGAGATCAACGACGGCTTCCGTGACATCCTGCGCACCATGGAAAAGATTGAGGCATCCATGGAAGGTATGCCACAGCATTACTGCCACAACTGAACCAAGCTCACTCTCAACAGACATGTGGGGAAACTCCAAGCCAGAGGAGTACCTCTCCTTCCGggtcttcatcttcggcATCACCAACCAGTCTATGTTCCCCAACGGCGTGATCTACGACGGCGTCGAGGACAACCAGCCCCTCTCCTTCCGCGGCGAGAGCGGCGCTAACGACAGTATTGTAAGTTACACAGTCAGACCCTAATATTTACATCCCGACTAACCAAAAAAGATTCCTCTCCTCGACCATCTCTGCCAGATCCCCATGCCCGAGACTCCCCTGACCAAGATCCTCCATGAGTTCCGCGCGTACCGCCCCCGTCCCCACCGCGAGTTCCTGACCTACATCCGCGAGAAGGCCGAAGAAATTGGTGTGCAGAAATACGCCGTCGAAGACTCTGAGACAGCGGTGCTTTTCCTCAAGACGCTCAACCACGTTCGCAGCTTTCGCTGGCGCCACTGGCTCTTTGCCCGCGAGTACATTATTCGCCGGACACCGCACCCGACTGCTACTGGTGGAAGTCCCATTGTGACTGTTAGTTATCACATTCCTAGGTTGCAACATTCGCTAATCAAGGTAAACGTCTAGTGGCTCCCAAACCAGCTCTCAgctgtcatggatctcatggTCACCATATACGATACGTACCTCGCGCCCAAGGATGGTGTGACCATTGTGAACGGCAAGGAAGATCTGATCGCTTCACACCGGAAGCAGGTCGAGCCAATGATGGAGCTTGTGCGCGACCAGAGAGTAAAATTGGCCAAGGAGGTGGCGCGGTGGTGCCAGGAGCGTGGAGTTTAAAATTATCGTGTGGGCCTTTGCAGCAACTTGTGATTTTTTGATTAGCCAGTCAATCTCAGAAATATATGGAGAAAACCTACAATCATATTTTTTGTCAGTTGATTAGCGTGAAAAGCAAAACGCTTAATTTGTAGGACATCGGCCGTGCAATTCTGCCAAACTCCGGACATctcagagagagagagagtgtgtgtgtgtgtgtataaTTATTAATGTCTGGGGCGGATCCTTCCACGCATCCTCAGAAGTGGAAAACCCCTGGTCCCGGAATGAGACATACAACGGGCAGATCTGAACTGCCTGGCatctagctaaactaccatctattatttaaatacaggtagcctACAGCACAGTAGGCTGCTTGAGTTTTCACATCTGCCGAACAGCATATTTGGGCTTCTCGagtttgaagaagaaaaaagagatcagaaaaagaaaatcaacaAAGTGGAGGAAGGGAGGGGAAACCGGAGGTAAGCTTAGAGATCCTAGGATTCAGCAAGATTGGCAATCTAAAAGCGTCAGCAGATCGCTGTGTAGAAATGTGATCGTTGGCCCCATGGGTGGACTATGTTCGCTCAGGTTCGTGGTCTGCAAGAggttgggggggggggttcTGCAGCGACTTCTGAGGATATCCCAAGTCTGAGCAGAGTGCTATTGGCCCAAGATAGGTCAATCATGTTTTGTCCTCGAGTCGGCGAATCTGGTGGGAGTGTCAGGGTGAGATCTTGGGATTCTGTCCAAGATAGGAAGGGTTATGCTCTGGGAGAGGGTCGAGCAGAGGCCTACTATTTAGGATATTGAAGATTAAGGTCTCCAGCTATTAGGTGCGGGATGGGATTGTCTGTGCCATAAGAGACTCCAAACCTTGGCCCTCATCAACTGCTCCACGGGGAGCGTTATAGATGTTGACCAGGAATGCCGTCTTCTggtgggggggggggggttaATTTGGACGGCTAGGATATCCCTGGATGGTGGTCTGAAAGGGACTAGTTTTGCTTTCAGGTGTGGGTTTTTCATTACATAGGTGAGGATTCGAGGCTTGTCTGACCAGTCCTCAATCGGGGCAAGTTGGTGgaatgatggatggtgtttAGATATTCGGCGGGAGCGGTCTCTGAATATCCAGGGCTCTTGAATTAGCACTGCATGGCAGTTATTTTCAAAAGCTAATTGTAGCGCAGTTTCGTGCGCTTCCCATTTCGGGCATCATTGAGTTGAAGGATCTGTAGATGAGCTAGCCTATCACATGAATGAGGCTGTTCCCTTGTTGGTGAGGAGCCCAAGTTGCTGGAGAGCTCAGTTGTAGCAGCCTCTTCTTGGAGCATATGTTGGCGTGCAACCGCTTTCCTGACCGCAATGAATTGTGATCTGGATAGTCGCTGGATGACTGCCCGTTATATGGTAGGTCTGGTGGGGCAGTTAGAGTGGTCTACTGGGAAAGGTCCACAGTAATTGGTACAGCACGGGTCCGAGGTCTCATTATCAATGGAAGATGGATGGGtctcttcagtgtggtccCTCTTGCTGCAAATTCGGCACCTGGGTGTACGGGTGCAGGTCGGTGGGTTATGGTAGTCTCAGCATCGTGTGCACTGTTCTTTTCGGGTGCGGAAGGGATTCAACTGGATTTGCATGTTCTTACCAAAGAGGTCGATTCATTTAGGAACTGCTCCTACCTGGTCTTAGGGATAGCCATGATGAGAGTGCTGGAGAGTGGATTCTTCGTTGAGCGGTAGAACTTCAAAGGGGAAAAACCTGTCTGAAACTTGAATTCATCCAGAGCCATCTGTTCAGTTATGGGCATCTGGGTCCCGTCGTAGCTGGTGTATTGCTGGGGAGCCTTTGGTAGGGCGAAGATGGCCCATTTTTGCGCGACCTCCGCCGTGGCTCCCTGTATAAGGCATTCCAGGAACTCGTGTATATGCAGCTCCCACATTGGCCTCACATTCAGGAGGCCAGCAATTAGTTCTGAGGATGACAGCCCATAGCCTTTCATAAGGTTGGCAATGCAGATTCATTTCCTTGTGCCTGCGTGATTCTTTTCCCGTTGTCAAACCTTCTAGATCGTGGCAGCCTTGGCTCCACGTAACAGACTGCAAGAGCCAACGTACCGTAGTTGGAGAATTCCATCTTGAGAATTGGGTAGTAAAGAGGAGGTAGTAAAAGAGAATAATGAAGAaggatgatgttgatggtaTGGAGGTAGAGCTGGAGGAAAAGTGCTTGCTTTTTATAACCCATCCAAAGACCCTAGATTTCGCAATTTCTGCACAAGCTCTTGATATCAAAGCGATAGAAAGGATTCCAGCACAGCCATATCCAGTATTAACTAGCCAACATTAGAGTTACATTCGGAGCTGGTTGGAGCGAGTTGAGAGCTCATTCAACCAACACTGCTGATTCGGGTTGAATGAACATAAATGTTTCCTGTTCGCAGTAATAATAGCTAGTCACCACAAACATCCAAACGACAATCGTCCGCCCTAGACATTCCGTGACGGCTAGTTTGGGCCATCCATCTTGGTAGCCGAACAAAACCGCAAAGAAGAATAGACAGACATGGGGTAATAAGCAACAGATCAGTTGAACAGTATAGTTTCTCGTAGTACCGATTTGGGCTATGAGCCAGACAGAGAACAGCTATCTATGGTGCTCGTTATTCCGTTCAAAAAGGACCAAAAACAGTAATCTATATACTAACCTTCACAGGGGCTCggctaggataatggaacatgcaactcatgggttctagcGAGGTAGCTACCGACGAGAATCATCGACATGtggaaggaaggaagaaaataaTGCCGCAATTGTCCACAAAGCTAGCAACCTCACTTCATGTGATAgccaaccaacgtgaccaggccgtcacaattAGATTAGAATAAAAACAAAGTAGTCAATTTGTATGGGACCCTACAATCAATACTCGCCCATCACAATACCCAGAATGCGGATGTGGGGCTGGTGAAATAGTGGTCCATGTCTTAGTTTTCTGTTTCCAGTCAAGCACATCCCCATAGACTTCAACTTTATTGTGATGACCAATTCGCTTTGGATTGCCAGTGGCAGCAGGTTGTAGGGTATCATAAACACTGGCATTAAGTTATTGTATTGCTCTTACTGGCAAGGATTGTCAGGAGCACCAGAGTGTAAACATTCTTGCTTCTTATTTCCCATATAAATTTTTCATCACgccgctctggccaacgaccagcaccaaggaatgcacAGGAGCGACGCATGCGATGGTTCaccaacccagaccaagaccccCTGACATCACCACTAGAACAATGGGGTCGGCGAACTGCAATCTCTCAggacagactggaggttatacacccagatgtgacctcaccatggtggtcaggtctggaatcccacatagcagaaactcgggaagatgccttagcagctcaccaaaccgccgtacatagcggcgctgacatcattgcatacacagatggcagcttgacagaacagggagttggagcagcagtggtttcacctctagggcgccaggcagttcacattggctccccaACTACCCACACGGTATATGCAGCAGAATTTcaaggcatagagatggctctcatCCAAATATGCCACACATTcggaccgacatcacaatgTTCCCATCaggcctatacagcaatcatctttacagacaatcaggcggcaattcaagcgtgttcagctccaggaaagtcttctggccaatatatcctgagcaagattacatgcactgcatctcaactacagcAACGCGGTtgggatatacagctgtattggctcccgggtcatgaaggcatctacggcaatgagtgtgctgacgctcttgcaaaagaagctgctaattccccGACACCCAatggtgtggaggagctcactctcatggctagcactcgaagagccctccgcatagaagcagcaagcgcatggaagtctgaatgggccGCCTCCACCCATGGAAAATCCCTCCGTCgtttatggaaagaaccctcaaaagcaccaatgcaactataccaaggcctacggagagccgccacatcagtcctcatccaaatgcaaactgggaagattgcgctggctagttatcttggtacctttaatgctatggaatcgactcaatgctcttgtggacgcggtcgtcaagatatacgccatgttctcctccactgtacaaaccaggcaggcccccggatgcgccatcttacacaggggtcaaggcgggagttggattaccgggcctacctaacacggccagacctggtaccgaaggcagtgcgctttatgcttgacacaggcctcctaggccagtttcagacgctaccaaccacataccgagtcacaacaacggacacgaagcaactggcagcatagtgcagccgaggttaaacgcttgcagaagtagggaaggaaacgagatagtatccaacaggcccatggaccttcgtggccatgggaacagcagcacaAAAACACTAGCacgggacatacaacatgcggaataacatatcaggaTGTATGTAGAAAGGCgatgatgtacatagcgattaccactacggcggcttacccggccgccccgcaggacctgccgccactcggcctatagggctgacagatgcgtgtatgaataataataataatgataataataatgataataataatgataataataataataataataattggCCATTGGTGCGGCGTTGAGCCGTTACAGATAGACCATTATTGCTACATGGATTTGGTTTCAGAAAAGATGTTAGTTCTATGGCCCGTACCGGATTGCATATATATGACCATATACACTCAGATCCTCATTATTTAACATTCACTTTGATTACTGGCCGAAGCGATATGCGGGTTACCACAAATATATGTAGCCATGGATATCCATGTAGATAGAGTGTGCCACTTCCTGGAAACGAACTTAGAGCCTCGTCTGAGCTTGCCTCTATGGTGTTGCTGTCATCTTTCGCGCCACTCTGTATGTCGACCAGATATCGCGAGAGTGTTTGTAGTGCTGAATCGGCAACACAGAACTACCTAACCAGCCCTACTATAGCCCAGTCTGGCTATATGTAGTCTGATCACTCCTGACCCCAGTTCAGTTGGTACCGATCAGGGCTGCACTGATATTCCACCAACTTTGGCCATACGTCTTTCACGTCATGCGCCTCCGTCAGGATGGAGCCATTCTCACCACTGATAAAACCTTCTTGCACCGCAGTCCGTACCCATGCCAGGACTCCATCCCAGTAGCCATTAATATTCAACAACACAACGCCAACACGATGGATACCTAGCTGATTCCATGTCGTCATCTCCATGACCTCCTCAATCGTCCCATACCCGCCAGCTAACGACACAAACCCGGATCCAGGCCCGCCTTCGAGCACCTTCGTGGCCATTAGCCGCTTGCGCGTATGCATGTCTGGCACGATTGTCGTAAGACCGAATTTCGACTCTGGAATCTCATTCCCGTCCAACAATTCCGAGACTACTCGCTCGGCAGCCTTGCCTCCTGTGGTGTCGGAGGCGGTCTCGTCCTCGCCAGCGCTATTCCTTGCAGCTACTTTGACCAGTGCTCGTGGAATCACACCGTGCACAGCTTTTGGCCCAGACAATGAGACCAATGTCTTCGCAATCTCACCCATCAGACCCGTGGTGCCACCGCCGTATACTAGTTGAACATTGTTCTTATGAAACTCGTAGGCCAGAGCCCGGGCTGCTTCCAGATGCACTGGGTTTTTGCCTGCAGTAGAACCGCAGCTGTATTAGTTAGTCATATTAAAACTTTTAAAACTTTTGATCGGTCGTGAAAGAAGAGTTATGACTCACAAGACGCAGATGACAGCTGGTTTATCCTGGGTCATGGTGAATGCCAGTTGGAAGACAGGTGTTCGAATGTTAAAGGTAGAGGGCGGTAGTGTGAAGAGACAAGAGGAAGGGCGATCCTTTATATTGCGCAATGTGTCTTCACTGCGGACTCTTATGGAAGAAGGACCCACCACAACAATGACTCATTTTACTTTTCTGTCGGAGTGAGGTTGATATAGCATATCTGATTGGCTCTGTTACCTGTGATATAATTGGTCAGACATGGGCCTCGACTCCCTTATTATCATATGTATGTAGCTACGATTTGCTCTTTAACAATAACTGATCAATCATATTCCCCTTAATCGGCATTCACTGCGGGAGCCTTGATGAGAACAATATCGCTTTGGTAGCTGGACATCCTTGGGTTCTCGCACTCAGTGTCAATTGATACCTCGTCGAGGGTTCCTTTCGTTGCTAGATCAGAGACTAGGAGGAAAGGACGGCGAAGGGAGGGAGCTCCTAAGGATGGGAATGTTTCTGTATACGTGTGCCAATATGCATATGGTCGTGGCAAGATGTTCGCGTGTGCAAGGTCCGGTATTTGGCTAAGACTTTCATTCCCGTCGTCCCATGCACATGGCCTGCCCATGGTCCGCAGGTTCCCAGAAAACAGTGAGAAGATGGAGCACCTCATCACATGTCTTCGAAGACGCCCCCTCTATCAAATCAATGCTATGAGGAACGTCATGTGCCGAATCCCGCAGATGACGTGCGACCAAGCCAAGTATAGCCTCAGCAACCTTCCATGTATCGATGTCCATTGATGGCTAGGAGTGTACCGCTTGGATAGATAAGTTGGGTCCTTGTAGCGAGAAAAGTCGCACTCATCCAGAATGTCACAGCAAATCTTATCCAACCACCTCTGGATGGCAATCGTTTGGTGCGCTTCAGAAATCGGACACTCGTTGCAAACCACACAGTTTGAAGGATAAGACATGATTTGGTGTAGCTAGCATGATACCAGCTAACCGCGTCATATCCCTGTGAAGATTGCGTTACTCCTGGATGTGTTCCTCCGTTGATGGAGTCTGACGAGAGAACGGTATATGGGTGACTTCTCTGCCCAGAAAGCCACCGAGTCGCAATTGGAGGATTTGCGCAATCTGCGACAGCGACGCCTTTGGAACCAGGCGCCTGGTGAGCTTCTTCCTGTCGGCGAGGACGCATACCACCAATGGCATGATAACTGAGGTTTTCCTTATCCCATGTTCATCTACAACGGAATTAGTTAAATGCCCAGGCTTTCTCCTGTCAGAAATTCATCAGCAGTTATTGTATATAGTCAACTTGTGGTCGCACCACGTACTGATATGACACCATAAATTGACAGGGCAAATTAACCGCCATTCAGAATAGTTATTTTTGAAGAATCCGGACTATTTAGCTAGAAAGTCGATTTGAAATTGAATTCATTGCGGTTACA encodes:
- a CDS encoding LOG family protein (COG:S;~EggNog:ENOG410PHUH;~InterPro:IPR031100,IPR005269;~PFAM:PF03641), which encodes MTQDKPAVICVFCGSTAGKNPVHLEAARALAYEFHKNNVQLVYGGGTTGLMGEIAKTLVSLSGPKAVHGVIPRALVKVAARNSAGEDETASDTTGGKAAERVVSELLDGNEIPESKFGLTTIVPDMHTRKRLMATKVLEGGPGSGFVSLAGGYGTIEEVMEMTTWNQLGIHRVGVVLLNINGYWDGVLAWVRTAVQEGFISGENGSILTEAHDVKDVWPKLVEYQCSPDRYQLNWGQE
- a CDS encoding uncharacterized protein (COG:E;~EggNog:ENOG410PJTQ;~InterPro:IPR037217,IPR000898;~PFAM:PF01231;~TransMembrane:1 (o18-41i);~go_function: GO:0020037 - heme binding [Evidence IEA];~go_function: GO:0046872 - metal ion binding [Evidence IEA];~go_process: GO:0019441 - tryptophan catabolic process to kynurenine [Evidence IEA]), coding for MKNDVENLLLTFLYPENFLYLCNTSSFFYLIFYYLIAPYICNSSSAIIMTRTQVPYPSPATLTKFPHIHDVPSEVSHALDPFTITTSTGFMPYQTAPTELPEAFKALQSLVERMPVLRLDGKPGLLATYEFGPAVERELSVDLTDEIEKLVLPDGSYDKFTMAAVFRDYTFVASSYLLEPCWENWRKNPDGGYGLGRQVLPKAIARPMYRAAQILDVPPFMSYAASYALFNYTLADHSKGLGEYSNLRLVRGFERGLDPKSSEAGFILTHVDMVKETGALVAGVLKVIDTIEQHGDRDEINDGFRDILRTMEKIEASMEDMWGNSKPEEYLSFRVFIFGITNQSMFPNGVIYDGVEDNQPLSFRGESGANDSIIPLLDHLCQIPMPETPLTKILHEFRAYRPRPHREFLTYIREKAEEIGVQKYAVEDSETAVLFLKTLNHVRSFRWRHWLFAREYIIRRTPHPTATGGSPIVTWLPNQLSAVMDLMVTIYDTYLAPKDGVTIVNGKEDLIASHRKQVEPMMELVRDQRVKLAKEVARWCQERGV